CGCACTCAGCGATTCTCTTTCCCCCGTCGTTCTCTCCCTTGCGTTCACTGGATGACTGGATCTCCGAGCGTCTCTGCCTCGTCATGGCCATGGCTCCTTGATGTTTCTGAAGCACGGCGCCGTCCTCTCGGGCCGTAACGGCGTGCTCCTCATACCGCTCCTGGTCCTCACAGTCGCCCTCGCCGCGGCGCTGCTCCTCAGCAACGCCCTGTCCGTGCAGCCGCTGGACGCCGCTGTGCTTGCTGGACGCAGACGCCACCAGCCGCGTCGACCCAGCCACTGCCGCGTACCGGGATCTCGTCAAGGCCCTCTAGTCCGACCTCCAGCGACTTCTTCTCGCCCCCAGCGGCTGCCTCCTCGCCGACGTTGTGGCCGGATCCGCCATCAAGATCACCACCGTCTTCTCCGCCGCAGACCGACGCGCCATCGTGATCGCGGCGCTCAGCGCGGCCCAGGGCAAAGTCTGGGGCCGTGCTGACCATCGCGTTTGGGTACGTCCTAGAGCTggcccgcgccgccgccatcgTGGCCCTGGCCGTGCTCGCGCCTCGCGGTCGTCCTCCTAGACTACTCTCTCATGCTGCTCTTTCACGACGCGCTGCTCGCGCTCCTCGCCACGCTCTTCCTCATCTACCTCACCGTCGTCTGTGCGCCGTCACTGTTGCCGTGCCTGCGGCGGAGCCCGGGCGGCGCGGCACGAGCGCAGTGGCCACGCGTGGTGGCTCATGCAGGGCCAGGGCGGCCGTTTACACGCTTGCACTCAAAGCCGCCAGCGGAGTGGCCACCGGCGTCGCCTacctgctgctgctctgctctgcGCCGGAGTTGCATGACTTTCCACGCCCATGTTCTCGCTCCCGTGCACAGATTGCACTGCGGGAAATTTGGCATCCGCAGGTTACTGTCACCGGAGTGGGAGGGGATGTCATGTGCAGGGTCAAAATCTCCTTTGGTGTTGAAATCCACGCTCATTTGCCCCTCTGTCATCCAAAGGAGCCCTAAGGTATCCAAATAAGCTCCTTAgcgaaataaaaaaaatactagtTAATACTATGATGAAAATGGTACCATCAATCACCTAAATTATGTAGTCCACGAGTCATTTTTACTTGTTTGATTATTGCTTTGCCTTGTCTTTAGTACATCGGTTAGTTCTTGCGGTCTGGTGCAATCAATAGGCAACCCCGGTAGGGGAAAGTGACGTATCGAGAATTGATTTGCTGACATATCTTAATTTTATATGTAGGTAATTGTGTACGTGGATTATGTTTTGAATGTATAATGATTAATAAACATTCATTGTACCCCCTCTAGTATAGTGCATAGGTTAAAACTGTCGTTCACAATATGCATTTGAAAACAGAACCATGCACTCAAGAGCGGATCCAAtgtgggggctcaagccccccatGCGCTAGAGCTCTATGTACAATTAACTATGTTACTAAGATCGCCTTCCACGTATATGTTATCTAGCAAtaataaaacattatcttaactATTGACGGACTATGAAAGATGACATGTAATAAAGTCCTAAAATAGAACAATGGAATGCTTGTGCTCCAAGCGCCGATTACCTATATTACTGAGGCCGCCTTCCACGTATATGTTGGTCTAGCAATAATAAAACATTCTCTTAACTATTGACGGACTATGAAAGACAACCTATAATAAAGTACTAAAATACAACAATAGGAGGTTTGTGCTCCCTGACGCCGCCATCCGCATGTAGCACGCCGCTCCATAGCCCTCTGGTAGAGGCAAAGGTTGAAATTGTCATTCGCATTGTACGTATGGAATTAGAACTATGCACCCAGGGGTGGATCCAGCGTGGGGGCTATGGGGGCTCAAGCCCCGCACGTGCTGGAGCTCTATGTACAATAATATTACTAAGACCGGCGCCTTCCGCGTATATGTTGATAGATCCAGCAATAACAAATCATTCTTCTTAATTATTGACGCACTATGATGACCTATAATAAAGTCCTAAAATAAAAGAGAGGAAGAAGGTGGTCTTGTCCGCAGCCCAGTGCCGCCATCCATGTGTAGCACGCCGCTCCATAGCCCTGAGTGCAAAGGTTGAAATTGTCATCTACATTAATTATGCGTATGTAACTAGAACCATGCAcccatacccccccccccccccccccccccctggagCTGCATAGAGTTAACAGAGAGGGAGGACATCGAGAGGGGAAGATAGAGGAAAAGCAGTGGTGGATTTATGATTTAATGGAAGAGAGGCTGAAGTCATCTTCAACCTTGAGAGCCCCTCCTTTCTCTTTTTCATGTCCAAAAAAAATTAGAAGAGGCTCTATTGTTATGGAGGTGCAAGGAGGGGCTCGAGCCTCACCTGCCTCACTGCTAGATCCGCCCCTGAGGAAAGGGGGAGGAGAAATGAACCCTACCTATGGTCTATCTCTGCGTTCGCTACTACATGCACCTTGCTAGAGGACGTACGTGCGCGTTAACGCATATAAAGCATGCAGGACTTGACTTAGAGCAATGTActcatagtatatatataaaaaaacacgAGCCGCGGGGAGCGACATCCCCACcggtttttcattaagaagaactTCTCACGCAGCTCACGAAAACCCCCCCGAACCCTGGCCCCACCCATATACAGCTCCCCACcggtttttcattaagaagaagaacTTCTCATGCAGTTCGCGAAAAAACCCTCGAACCCTGGCCCCACCCATATACCATGCATCCCCATGAGACGGAACGACTCTAGATCTGTACTTTAATGTGGAGACAGACGAGAGGTTTTTATTACCCTCAAACCTAAAATTCGTCCCCGTGGGGGTTCGAACTCAGGACCTGCTGGAACCCTCTGTCCAGTCCAGCTAGAGGTCCTTTGGTTAGAGTATATATGTCCACAATAATTTTCAAAATATTGCTATAAATccgagtatatatatataagtgtcTTGTGCATACCGTATGACACGTGTACGTATTTtcgcatcacaataataaccgtCATCTCCACCGTCCATGCCACCACAGTCCACGGGCCGGCCGGCTCCATCCGGCTATATAAGACGAGCAAGTGCCAAGGCGACAAGCAAGCACAAGCAAAGCAACAACTAACCAACCCATCGATCCAATTGTCACTCGCTCAGTCGCTCTCCCTCCAACAAGGTCATCTCGATCTTGGTTTCATTATCCATGGCGGAGGagaagcaccaccaccaccacctgttCCACCACAAGAAGGACGAGGAGGAGCAGCTGGAGCAGCCCGCCGGCGGCGGGTACGGCGAGGCCGCCGAGTACACGGAGACCACGGTGACGGAGGTGGTGTCCACCGGCGAGGACGAGTACGACAAGTacaagaaggaggagaaggagcacaagcacaagcagcACCTCGGCGAGGCCGGTGCCATCGCCGCCGGCGCCTTCGCACTCGTACGTCGTCGTGTAcctctcgtcgtcgtcgtcgtccggcgATTATCGTTAATTATTACCATATTACCTATACATATGAATTGAACGAACGAACAGATGATCGTTGTACATGTATATAGTACGAGAAGCACGAGGCGAAGAAGGACCCGGAGCACGCGCACCGCCACAAGATCGAGGAGgaggtcgcggcggcggcggccgtgggATCCGGCGGCTTCGCCTTCCACGAGCACcacgagaagaagaaggaccacaaAGAGGTCGAGGAGGCCAGCGGCGAGAAGAAGCACCACTTCTTCGGCTGATCCCCTCGTCGTCCCGTCGACGTGCGTGCACGTACGGCCACATGTATGTATGcatgtatatgtatgtatgttTGTACACGTATATGTATCTACGCGTTCGTATGACAGTGAGATGGAGAGACTGAGAGGTGGGCCCACACGCCCGCCGGATTGTGCATATACATATATGTACATGTATGTATTTGCGTGATGAATAAGTGGCTACGTAATCTGTCGTGTATACGTGTGTATATGTACCTGTGTATGCTTGTGATACGACGACTGAAAAATGTGTGTGCAACTCTGATTTGCTTATGTTTATGTTTGTCAAACATTATAGTGCCCATTTTATTTTATTGGACTATAGCTACTAGCCTAATCTTGTGCGCCGGTGGTATATGGATGAAATTACTATTTGAAGTAGGTGTTCAGCATGTACATCGAGATAATCTATCTGTTTTCTTACCTGTCGTTTTAGTTTTGTTCTAAATTAAACATTTTTTTATCAAACTAGCAATTTTAAAAGTTCATACATTTTCTCAACATGTaaattatatattataatatGATATTATAAAAGTACCGCAACTAAAGCTAGCTGCACTACTAGATCAAGATCACCTTTCTAAACTGAAAAAAAAACGTTCTAAACTCAGTACAAAAACTACATACTCACAAGATACAAAAAGGGACTACATACTCACAAGTTGTCATTATCTAAAAGAGCATACTCACATTTAATTCTACATTTCGATACAGGGAGCAGAATAGAAAACGGAAGGCAGAGGGATAATGACATTTAATATTGAATTCTCAAGGCAGGATACTTTGCATATAGTCTAAGGTAGGATAAATAACGACGGCGACAGGCCGACAGCTCCTTTCGCTTGATCTTCGTCCGTCCACGAGGCCAAGAAAGAGATCTGCATTAATTATATGTGGGTGGCGAAAGAAATTGAGGATTTCAGAGCCCTGGTACACACTTTTGGTTGTGCTATCTAGTAGTAGGATAAATTGAGTACTATGCTTTTAGCACCTCCAACAAGCCTTGGTGTTTGTGTTCAGGAGGGTTGTCCGCGAGGCTAAGGGCACCCGCAATGGTTACAACCAATTACTAGCTTTAAGCCAACTTCTCCAACAGTGCTAGCTTTTAGCACATAGCTAACATGAATAGCTCCACATGACACTGTCATGTAACATTGAAATGTATGCAAGAGCTTAGCTCTTGATTAAGAGCTATTTTCTCTCTCTTATATTAAAATATAAGAAAAAATACTTAAAGCTAGCTTAAAAGCCAATTGTTGGAGCTGCCCTAAGATCATGTGAGGGCTGCTGAAGCAGCCTAGCACGGCCCCTTACCAGCACTTTGCCGACGTGCGTGCGTCCGGCTCGATGTACCAATATTGGTGAATACACAAGTCCTTAATTCGCAAGCAAATGGAAGCCTATTAGGGCCTTCACACTACACAAGCAAGGCCTTAACATGATCACTGAAGGATAGGTCTAAccaaatctcctacaactaaaaagaacaaagtgtggatattttttagtgcgacatttattttggttcgtccgtctgcccacgcctaCGATCCCACGAtatcttaattactgattgatcgtgccattctccttgattgatATTGTctatcatgtgatagaggaatcacgacaaaataggaagtagaaaattattgtgctatccatatacacattgcatgtttgcatgcaccagcatacatggcaatgagcaaaaggaaagagaattaacacagaaggaaagagaattaagacaaaaggaacctctttatatttctgagaaccttgccaaatatgcctacatttaattacttcccctctttgcatttgcaaaagggacagctttttcctcctttcatttggttttaggctcacgtgttccatcgccctcgcttgatgtttcttgcgtgaaccatagttgatatcatctgtcttccatggctcagcctcccaatcccaagaacctctccctgactggagattcgacctgccagaggatctcctcgagtccatcgggcagcgtctcgcatcaggccacgacgcggcgtccttccgatctgcttgctccccatggcgcgccgccgtcccgttcgcgaccttcaggctgctcctgctgctcccgttcgaccccgactcggaccgcgtcggcttctactgtgtcccggagaagaaggtcttgtccaagacgctgctcgacgtgcgcggcaaggtggcgtgcggctcctTGTGTGGGTGGatggcgctcatggacgaggcggcgtccgtgacgctgctgaatccattcgccggTGCCTATGTCATTGTTCAAAAGTGTAGCTCCAGCAGCAGGAGGAATTTTGTAAGTATGCTACATTCTTTCTCCAGAGGCACATGACTGGGCTGTTATTACCAGGTACATAAACTACACATACATATCTACTTGTGATGCCTATGGCCTTATCCTTACTTGTAGGATGGCCGGCAGCTAAATCACCGCAAATTACTGAGTGCATATTCCTGTTTGAATTGTGAAAAATGTAGGTGACCAGATCTTATTCCAGATGATAAACATGGTGGCAATAATCGGACTAATTTTGACGAGAACCAAGTGCTATCAAATTTTCTTGGATGTAAACTCTGGAGAACTAGGTGCTTCCTTTTGTCTCCTTTTCCTCGGCTCCTAAATCCCAACATGTACAGTTATCTACAGTTATCAAGTGTCAAGTCTCATCAGCACATAAACGCTTGACGAGTACCAAGTGTAAACACAGCTATACTGACTTATACAATTATCTACAGTGTACAGTCTCATCAGCACAGAACCACGGATCAAAATCATTCGATAGAGATCCAGCTAGCAACGGTACTCCTATTTATCATTATTTTAGTGTTAACACTTGCACAAATGTGTTTATAATCTTTTTTAATCCTTATTATTACCAAAGTCATTGCCACTTTGTCAAAGAGCTAAACTTTTGTCTAGATTAAATCAGACTTTTGCCATTTTCCAATTGGCTTTCATGCAGTGTTAACACACACAACACCAACAACCTCTTAAGGAATCCCAAGCTACTTGATGTACCTTCATAGTGTAGGAGCTTGTCTAAGCTGCCATTGGGCATGTACTGGAGCACGAGTGCTTTGAAGTCCAGCTTGGAGTAAGTGCTTAGTATTCTTATCAGGTTGTGCTGTCGAGCCATGCGAAGCACATGGCACTCAGCTCCAAAGCTTCTAATGGCCGGTTCTAGTCGCATGTTTAGAACTTTTATTGCAACAACCAAACCATTGCTCAGTTGGCATTTGAAAACTTTTGCAAGACTTCCCGTTCCCAGAAGGTTGTTATCGCTAAAGTTATTAGTGGTAGAAATTAGCTCATGGTAGGTAACTAATGTTTGTCTTACAGCATTGCCTGGATCAGTGACACTAGCTTTCCTTCTAATCATTAGGTGGACACAAAGAACAATGGAGACAAATGCAGCAGTGACAACTGGAAGAAGGATAACTAGAAGGTGTCTTTTATTTGAGTGAGAGTCCTCAAGACAAGGAGAAAATCCAAGATGGGGAGATCCACATAGCTCAGCATTTCCAATCAAAGATATTGACGTGATGTTTGAAAAAATACCTCCCTCTGGTATCTTCCCTTCTAGCTTATTGAAGGAGAGGTTCAAGGATGTCAAGGCCGTGAAATTGGCAAGGAACATGGGAATGGTACCAGAGAAATTGTTAGAAAGATCTAAAGAAATAAGTTTGTCCAGGTGGAAGAAGCTTGCTGGTATAGCTGAGTTTAAGTGGTTACTAGGTAAGCTTATTTGTTCTAGCACACTAAGGTTGCCAATGCTGTCGGGTATAGAGCCAAAGAATTTGTTTCCTGGAAGATACAACTGTTGTAAGCTCCTCAGCATGTCAATATTTGTCGGTATAGGGCCAGACAAGTCATTGTTATCGACGCTAAGTAAGATGAGGTCTTGCATCATTGTGATAGAATTTAGGATATCTCCTGTGAATAGGTTGTTAAAAATATTTAATGTTTCAAGATGGCTTAAGTTTGACAGTGTTGATGGAAGCCTACCTGTTAACTTGTTATAACCTACACTAAACCAAAGTAACTCTGTTGATAGGTTCCCTATAAGATCTGGGAGCCCCCCTATGAAAGAATTAAAGCTCAGGTCAAGGACCTGGAGATTCTTACAATTAGAAAGGGAAGACAAGAAGTTAAGATTCCCATCTAAATTATTCGATCCAAGAGCAAGCCTCTCAAGAGCTAGGATGTTATTCCCAAGTGTTGGTGGTACTGAGCCAGAGAAAttattgttgtgcataaatagTGTAGATAATTCCGAAGAAAAGATGGAATCCGTCCTGTTAGCTGATTGGTTCCCATATCTTCAGTAGAGGAAGGCTAAAACTTTGATTGGTAGGAATGGCACCCGCAAAGTTGTTGTGTGCGAGATAAAGCCACTGCATCCTTGACATGTTGTAGATGGTTGGGGGCACTATACCAGATAGGTTATTGTACCCTAGGTATAGGAATTCCAACTTGGGCAAGGAACCTAGGTTATGTGGTACAGGACCTGATAAGCTGTTATTCATCAAGCTGATCTGCTTTATGGATTGCGTATTATTGAATAGGCTTGGTGGTATATGGCCAGTTAGGTCATTCTTGGCAAGAGCAAACCCCTCAATGATGTGCATATTCTGTAGTGGTCCTGGCGGGATATCCCCAGGCAGGCTATTGGAACTGAGGACAAGATCCTCAAGCCTCGTTAGGTTTCCTATGGCAGTTGGAAGAGGGCCTGTGAGCAGAACCTTTTTCAGACAGCTACATGATATGCTATCTTAAAAAGTTGCATTGATCACCTATTTCAATAGTGGAAAGTGGCTTCTACATACCACAGCAAATCCACGTTTATATTAGCCAAAAAAACAGCGATTGTATGAGCTTTCCACTACCACAATCCTGAATTCACATGGAACAATATCTGTCCCAGACTCACAGGATAGGAAACCTAACCACGAAAATACCACACAATGCAAGCTAGTTGTCTTAGAGATGCCATTAGTAACTGCTAGTACTAACCGATATGATTGGCCAATATAAAATCTACATCATCACTTCAAAAGTAGTGATGGAGTACCCAGAATTGTTTGTTGGAATGATGACATAAGAAAATTGTAGTTCGTCGATGGACCCATCaaaagcatcatcaccatcattgGAGAAACAAAAGAGCGATGCAGACTTTCTACTACAAATCAGGTTGGGATCACCATGGATGGAAATTAATCATCTTGGAATAGAAAGTCAAAACACTAAAACCATGGATGAACACAGATACATATAGTAAGCTATTCTCCATACATTAACCAAATCTATTTCCTGATTGACCCATTAAAAATCCGCTTGACGATCATCTATCTAAAAGAAAGATGCAGAACCTTAAGCCGATGTAGCATGCCAAGTTCAACAGGGATGGAGCCAGTGAGGCTGATGTTTGCGAGGTTGAGGAAGGAAAGGAACGAAAGATTACCgagcggagagggagagggagggggccggcCGCCGGAGACGCGTCGGGAGCCTGCGGTCCTCGCCTCCTCGGTGCGGCGGGAACCCTAGCCTCCTCGCTCCGGATCTGGGCgagcggagagggagagggagggggccggcCGTCGAAGACGCGTTGGGAGCCTGCGATCCTCGCCTCCTCAGTGCGGCGGGAACCCTAGCCTCCTCGCTCTAGATCTAGGTgagcggagagggagagggagggggccggcCGCCGGAGACGCGTTGGGAGCCTGCGGTCCTCGCCTCCTCGGTGCGGTGGGAACCCTAGCCTCCTCGCTCAGGATCTGGGCgagcggagagggagagggagggggccggcCACCGGAGACGCGTCGGGAGCCTGCGGTCCTCGCCTTCCTCGGTGCCTTCGTGCTGCAGGAACCCTAGCCGCTGAGGaattgggcagcctgacggcatcCACAGGAGATTTCGCCCAACACTTAACGGGTGGCCACAGCGACGGTCACAGATATACCTCAGagcactgtaggggtggctgaggttataaaccgcccctacagtcgatttttttcaaaaatctaaatcaaaatgaatttttgaaatgtaaataataaataaacaatacaaaattttataattattttttatatatatatttacatatcCAATAACTAAGacaactacaacagtttaaaattgaaaatttgaaccttaaaaaatgggaaaaaaaaattaaattttaaaaaattaaaatcaatactactaaaataatttgaacctttcaaatttgaaatttgaaaaaatgacaagttcaaaccaaaatttgagacccaaaatgatttcaccataaaaagtgatgaataccaaagttgttcaactcattaatatctacaacttttattttggtcatcttgtcatttgataaaatttgaacctttcaaatttgaaatttgaaaaaataacaagttcgaaccaaaatttgagacccaaaatgatttcaacataaaaagtgatgaataccaaagttgttcaactcattaatatctacaacttttattttggtcaacttgtcatttgacaaaatttgaacctttcaaatttgaaatttgaaaaaatgacaagttcgaaccaaaatttgagacccaaaatgatttcaacataaaaagtgatgaatactaaagttgttcaactcattaatatgtacaacttttattttagtcatcttgtcatttgacaaaattcgaacctttcaaatttgaaattttgaaaaaatgacaagttcgaaccaaaattttagacccaaaatgatttcaacataaaaagtgatgaataccaaagttgttcaactcatgaatatctataacttttattttggtcattttttcatttgacaaattcttagcatacATTGTTcattaatcttacacatgtctcatatagtttataaaaccttatgagagatgtgtcatatttgtgaacaatgtcattaccactttatcatatgaagaaatgaccaatataaaagttatagatcttgatgagttattcaactttggtatttatcactttttcaactgaaatcatttggggtaccaaaatcttgtctgaagttacatttttttaaaattcaaaatttaaattgctcaaacttttcatatgtatatattgacaaaaccaacaaaataaattgatagagaataattttagaaaattttaggaaaaaaatcatcagatttagagttagtatgaggaagaaaaactagttacaaagttaacccacagattaaaaaaaagaaatcacactgttcacaatgatcatgtaaggatcatctagaacagtgtgatttctctttttaatctgtgggtaaactttgtaactagttgttatctatcatactaactccaaatgtgatggtttcttttcctaaaaatttctaaaatcatgcttcagtatttaagtttgatcaaacttggatgtgacaatgttttacatattttaaaatttaaaatttgataagttcaaaccaaattttcaaaccctaaatgatttcagatgtaaaagtgatgaatacataagttgttcaactcatcaagatctacaacttttattttggttatcttgtcatttgacaaaatttgaacctttcaaatttgaaattttaaaaaacgacaagtttgaaccaaaatttgagacccaaattgatttcaacataaaaagtgatgaataccaaagttgttcaactcattaatatctacaacttttattttagtcatcttgtcatttgacaaaatttgaacctttcaaatttaaaatttgaaaaaatgacaagttcgaaccaaaatttggacccccaaatcatttcaactgaaaaagtaatgaataccaaagttgaataactcatggagatctacaacttttattttggtaatttcataatttgttAAATTCTTAGTATacattgttcacacaaacatacatgaatgtagtctcacacgcacatacatgaatgttgtctcacacacatacataaatgtagtctcacacacacatacatgaatgtagtcttacgaacactgacacacttacataaactagctagcccaccgtgATAACTTtctccttgacaccttttcgttcccatggcaatacatctttgggcaggttcttttccatagcctcgatcttcttacaaaagtctgtgaatagcggcatctcatcacacttattgtaagcttcaacatcgtccacgccatcaacttcgatgatatgttgttttccagaggccaccacgtgctttgtcttcttctttggggggaggttactttgcgggTCGGGCATATAGAAGACTTGCGTGACTCgttcagcgagcacccaaggaTCATCCTGGTAGCCTACATTCTAGAGGTCGACGACTCTCTATTCGATCTCATTTAATTGATGTTGCTT
The sequence above is drawn from the Miscanthus floridulus cultivar M001 chromosome 15, ASM1932011v1, whole genome shotgun sequence genome and encodes:
- the LOC136507896 gene encoding abscisic stress-ripening protein 5-like — translated: MAEEKHHHHHLFHHKKDEEEQLEQPAGGGYGEAAEYTETTVTEVVSTGEDEYDKYKKEEKEHKHKQHLGEAGAIAAGAFALYEKHEAKKDPEHAHRHKIEEEVAAAAAVGSGGFAFHEHHEKKKDHKEVEEASGEKKHHFFG